Proteins encoded in a region of the Elaeis guineensis isolate ETL-2024a chromosome 7, EG11, whole genome shotgun sequence genome:
- the LOC105049095 gene encoding DNA-damage-repair/toleration protein 111, giving the protein MLGGLYGDLPPPSSAPSADEEKSSSSAVWSSSAKMAPSTLRKPSSVFAPPQSVLKSQQSQSKAKSSTTPQIKTSSSFTPPPALPDNGTKSPSFQPALVGVTSTVIDEYDPARPNDYEEYRREKKRRAMEVEMKRELERRRREEEEREREREQREQEAAQKEERDCQSRSSSLNISGEEAWKRRAAMSGNLGGVGPRSPSPPNGEGFSIGKSDSTGLGVGAGGQMTAAQRMMAKMGWREGQGLGKQEQGITTPLMAKKTDRRAGVIVNASETKAEKKLKSVNFNSPPTRVLLLRNMVGPGEVDDELEDEVSSECAKYGTVTRVLIFEITEPNFPAEEAVRIFVQFERSEETTKALVDLEGRFFGGRVVHASFYDEERFGKNELAPIPGEIPGYL; this is encoded by the exons ATGTTGGGTGGTCTATATGGGGATCTCCCTCCTCCTTCTTCAGCACCTTCAGCTGATGAAGAGAAAAGCAGCAGTTCGGCTGTTTGGTCAAGTAGTGCCAAAATGGCTCCATCTACATTGCGGAAGCCATCATCCGTGTTTGCTCCACCACAGTCTGTGTTGAAGAGCCAGCAGTCCCAAAGCAAGGCTAAAAGCTCAACCACACCCCAAATAAAAACATCAAGTTCTTTTACCCCTCCACCAGCATTGCCTGATAATGGTACCAAAAGCCCATCATTTCAACCTGCTCTTGTAGGGGTCACATCTACGGTGATCGATGAATATGATCCTGCTAGGCCCAATGATTACGAGGAAtataggagagagaagaagaggcggGCTATGGAAGTGGAGATGAAGAGGGAACTTGAGAGGAGGCGTCgggaagaggaggagagggagagggagagggaacaAAGGGAACAGGAGGCTGCacagaaagaggagagagattgTCAATCTAGGTCTTCTTCATTAAATATTTCTGGTGAAGAAGCATGGAAACGGCGTGCTGCCATGAGTGGGAATTTGGGTGGTGTTGGCCCAAGGTCACCTTCACCACCAAATGGAGAAGGATTCAGCATTGGGAAGTCTGATTCAACTGGGTTAGGTGTTGGTGCAGGTGGGCAGATGACTGCTGCCCAAAGGATGATGGCAAAGATGGGCTGGAGAGAAGGCCAGGGACTTGGGAAACAAGAGCAGGGAATTACGACTCCTCTGATGGCCAAGAAGACAGATAGACGAGCTGGGGTGATTGTGAATGCTAGTGAGACTAAAGCTGAGAAGAAGTTAAAGAGTGTGAATTTCAACAGCCCTCCAACTCGAGTCTTACTACTACGGAATATG GTTGGGCCAGGAGAGGTGGATGATGAGCTTGAAGATGAGGTTTCTTCAGAATGTGCCAAGTATGGTACTGTGACGCGTGTCCTGATATTTGAGATTACAGAGCCAAACTTCCCAGCAGAGGAAGCTGTCAGGATCTTTGTGCAGTTTGAGAGGTCAGAGGAAACAACAAAGGCATTAGTTGATCTAGAAGGCCGGTTCTTTGGTGGTAGAGTGGTGCATGCTTCATTTTATGATgaggagaggttcggaaagaacGAACTGGCACCCATTCCTGGAGAAATTCCTGGTTATCTTTGA